The proteins below come from a single Nitrospira sp. genomic window:
- a CDS encoding DnaJ domain-containing protein produces MATSQRGYYDILGVPRNATADDIKKAFRRRAREIHPDLHTGTKKTEMEKKFKELNEAHEVLSDPDKRKKYDQYGSNWEQAEAYEQARQQAGAQAGRGGQAGGFSGDFGDIFETFFGGRGRGGGTSSGFAVDGEDLETDVHLTIRDVLTGVTRRIDLTERVTCKACGGSAIVRGRPCVVCGGAGTQAEKRTIEVRIPAGVQNETRVRLAGKGQPGINGGKPGDLYLRVHIQANGVFRQKGFDIQVTLPVWPWEAALGAEVMAPTLTEPVKVKIPPGSKADSKLRLKGKGLPTSTGEQGDLFLKLKIVMPTGISDEERALYEQLSHARHSDPRAEIIAASRRSSS; encoded by the coding sequence ATGGCCACATCTCAACGCGGTTATTACGACATCCTCGGTGTGCCACGGAACGCGACGGCCGACGACATCAAGAAGGCCTTTCGCCGCCGCGCCCGTGAAATCCATCCCGATCTCCATACCGGCACAAAAAAAACGGAGATGGAGAAGAAGTTCAAAGAATTGAACGAAGCGCACGAGGTACTGTCGGACCCGGACAAGCGAAAGAAATACGACCAGTACGGCTCGAACTGGGAACAGGCGGAAGCCTATGAGCAGGCGCGCCAACAGGCCGGCGCCCAAGCGGGACGTGGCGGCCAGGCCGGCGGATTCAGCGGCGACTTCGGCGATATCTTTGAGACCTTTTTCGGCGGACGGGGCCGTGGCGGAGGAACCTCGTCGGGATTCGCCGTCGATGGGGAAGATCTGGAAACCGATGTCCATCTCACCATCCGCGACGTCCTGACCGGGGTCACCCGGCGCATCGATCTCACCGAACGCGTCACCTGCAAGGCTTGCGGCGGCAGTGCCATCGTGCGCGGCCGTCCCTGTGTCGTGTGCGGCGGCGCCGGCACCCAGGCTGAAAAACGCACGATCGAAGTCCGCATTCCGGCCGGTGTGCAGAATGAGACCCGTGTCCGCCTGGCGGGCAAGGGACAACCAGGCATCAATGGAGGCAAACCGGGAGACCTCTATCTGCGCGTCCATATCCAGGCCAACGGCGTCTTTCGCCAAAAGGGATTCGATATTCAGGTCACCCTTCCTGTCTGGCCATGGGAGGCGGCGCTGGGCGCTGAAGTGATGGCTCCGACCCTGACGGAACCGGTGAAGGTGAAAATTCCCCCGGGCAGCAAAGCCGATAGCAAGCTTCGGCTGAAGGGCAAGGGCCTCCCGACCTCGACCGGTGAACAGGGAGATCTCTTCCTGAAGCTAAAAATCGTCATGCCCACCGGCATTTCCGACGAAGAGCGGGCGCTCTACGAACAGTTGAGCCACGCCCGCCACAGCGATCCCCGGGCCGAGATCATCGCCGCATCGAGACGCAGTTCATCCTGA